In Lysobacter firmicutimachus, one genomic interval encodes:
- a CDS encoding elements of external origin, with translation MGISIRAYGRHRGVSDTAVRKAIATGRISALPDGTIDAACADAEWDANTTKAELAESRAAPRPARARAAARGEETIAAPSGAPTGNSYAQARTANEVLKAQHHKLRIAQLRGELIDRQQAIGQVFALARAERDAWLNWPARISSMLAAELGIDPHAMHVSLEREVRQHLAELGDFVARLE, from the coding sequence GTGGGAATCAGCATTCGCGCCTACGGGCGCCATCGCGGCGTCTCGGACACCGCCGTCCGCAAAGCCATCGCCACCGGGCGCATCTCGGCGTTGCCGGACGGCACCATCGACGCCGCCTGCGCCGATGCCGAGTGGGACGCGAACACGACCAAGGCCGAGCTGGCTGAATCACGCGCGGCCCCCCGACCGGCGCGGGCGCGCGCAGCGGCCCGTGGCGAGGAGACCATTGCTGCACCGTCTGGCGCTCCCACCGGCAACAGCTACGCACAGGCGCGGACTGCCAACGAAGTCCTCAAGGCCCAGCACCACAAGCTGCGCATCGCGCAGCTGCGCGGCGAACTGATCGACCGGCAGCAGGCCATCGGCCAGGTCTTCGCCCTGGCTCGTGCCGAGCGCGACGCCTGGTTGAACTGGCCGGCGCGCATCAGTTCGATGCTGGCCGCCGAGCTCGGCATCGATCCTCATGCGATGCACGTGTCGCTGGAGCGCGAGGTGCGCCAGCACTTGGCCGAACTCGGCGACTTCGTCGCCCGCCTGGAGTGA
- a CDS encoding phage terminase large subunit family protein — protein sequence MYDGFDEVARAWRDGLAPDPFLDVSDWADQDRVLSSTSSSEPGRWRTARTPYLRDIMNDLSPASAIERVVFMKGAQVGGTECGNNWIGYVIACAPGPMMAVAPTVEMAKRNSKQRVDPLIEESPSLRERIAPSRARDSGNTILAKEFRGGVLVLTGANSAVGLRSMPVRYLFLDEVDGYPRDVEGEGDAVALAEARTRTFTRRKILLVSTPTIAGASTIEREYLASDQRRYFVPCPHCAHEQWLRFEQLRWTWGDPRSARYICETCEQPIGEHHKTAMLAAGRWIATAPQNRGKTAGYHLSSLYSPVGWRSWADIAAAWEAAQGSATALKAFKNTELGETWEEEGEAPDWERLLERREDYRVGTVPAGGLLLAGGADVQKDRIEVSVWAFGRERETWLVEHRVLMGDTARAAVWTELAGLLREQWTHASGALLPLTRLGLDTGYATQEAYAFARDVADPRLLPMKGVGSGAALIGIPTAVDVSVPGKRLRRGLKLFAVAGGIAKLELYNALRLSIEIGPDGQPVFPAGYVHLPKVDGEFLQQLTAEHLITRRDRHGYPQRVWEKRRDRNEALDCYVMARAGAMQTGVDRFEERHWREMERTLGLAPPTASPAPTALPIPTAAPSGGLSASGPRPRRRVISSRFMR from the coding sequence TTGTACGACGGCTTCGATGAGGTCGCCCGCGCCTGGCGCGACGGGCTAGCGCCCGATCCGTTCTTGGACGTGTCGGACTGGGCGGACCAGGACCGGGTGCTGTCGAGCACCTCGTCGTCGGAGCCCGGGCGATGGCGCACCGCGCGCACGCCTTACCTGCGCGACATCATGAACGACCTGTCGCCGGCCTCGGCGATCGAGCGCGTCGTATTCATGAAGGGCGCGCAAGTCGGCGGCACGGAGTGCGGGAACAACTGGATCGGCTATGTGATCGCGTGCGCGCCGGGGCCGATGATGGCCGTGGCGCCCACGGTCGAGATGGCCAAGCGCAACTCCAAGCAGCGCGTCGATCCGCTGATCGAGGAATCGCCGTCGCTGCGGGAGCGCATCGCGCCCTCGCGCGCACGCGATTCGGGCAACACCATCCTCGCCAAGGAGTTCCGCGGCGGGGTTCTGGTCCTGACCGGCGCCAACAGCGCGGTCGGCCTGCGCTCGATGCCGGTCCGCTACCTGTTTCTGGACGAGGTGGACGGCTACCCGCGCGACGTGGAGGGCGAAGGCGACGCGGTGGCGCTGGCCGAAGCCCGCACCCGCACCTTCACCCGCCGCAAGATCCTGCTGGTGTCGACACCGACGATTGCCGGCGCCTCGACCATCGAGCGCGAGTACCTGGCCTCCGACCAGCGCCGGTACTTTGTCCCGTGTCCACACTGTGCGCACGAACAGTGGCTGCGGTTCGAACAATTGCGCTGGACCTGGGGCGACCCGCGGTCGGCCCGGTACATCTGCGAAACCTGCGAGCAGCCGATCGGCGAGCATCACAAGACCGCGATGTTGGCCGCCGGTCGATGGATCGCCACTGCGCCGCAGAACCGTGGCAAGACCGCGGGCTACCACTTGTCGTCGCTGTACTCGCCGGTCGGCTGGCGTAGCTGGGCGGACATCGCCGCCGCCTGGGAGGCCGCGCAGGGCTCGGCGACAGCGCTCAAGGCGTTCAAGAACACCGAGCTCGGCGAGACCTGGGAAGAGGAGGGCGAGGCCCCCGATTGGGAGCGTCTGCTGGAGCGCCGCGAGGACTACCGGGTCGGCACGGTGCCGGCCGGTGGCCTGTTGCTGGCCGGCGGCGCCGACGTGCAGAAGGACCGGATCGAGGTCTCGGTCTGGGCATTCGGCCGCGAGCGTGAGACCTGGCTGGTCGAGCACCGGGTGTTGATGGGCGACACGGCGCGCGCCGCGGTCTGGACCGAGCTGGCCGGGCTGCTGCGTGAGCAGTGGACCCATGCCTCCGGCGCCCTGCTGCCGCTGACCCGGCTCGGCTTGGACACCGGCTACGCGACGCAAGAGGCGTACGCCTTCGCCCGGGACGTCGCCGACCCGCGCCTGCTGCCAATGAAGGGCGTCGGCAGCGGCGCCGCGTTGATCGGCATCCCGACCGCGGTCGATGTCAGCGTACCGGGCAAGCGTCTGCGCCGCGGCCTGAAGCTGTTTGCCGTCGCGGGCGGGATCGCCAAGCTGGAGCTGTACAACGCCCTGCGGCTGTCGATCGAGATCGGCCCGGACGGGCAGCCGGTGTTTCCGGCCGGCTATGTCCATCTGCCCAAGGTCGATGGCGAGTTCCTCCAGCAGCTGACTGCCGAGCACCTGATCACCCGGCGCGACCGGCACGGCTATCCGCAGCGGGTGTGGGAAAAGCGCCGCGACCGCAACGAAGCCCTCGACTGCTACGTCATGGCGCGCGCCGGCGCGATGCAGACCGGCGTCGACCGCTTCGAAGAACGCCACTGGCGGGAGATGGAGCGGACGCTGGGCCTGGCCCCACCGACCGCATCGCCCGCTCCAACTGCGCTACCCATTCCCACGGCCGCCCCCTCGGGCGGCCTTTCTGCTTCTGGCCCGCGCCCACGGCGCCGGGTAATTTCGAGCCGTTTCATGCGATGA